The sequence below is a genomic window from Acidobacteriota bacterium.
AGGTCCTAACCGCGTCTCGCAAACCTGCATTTTCTTTCGCGGGCGACCCTGCCAAATTTGCCCAAATTCGCGGTCCAGCCCAAAGTGCAAACGTTCACGGTTCTGACCACTCTGCCCAGATTGACAAACTGGGGATTCGGGGTTGGGGATTGGGGGTTCGGGGGGGGGGAACTCAGATCAACTTTCCCGCCGCTTCGCACCCATCTCGCACGTCAAATTATCGAAATCGACCAACCTGACCAAATTCGCGGAGCGCCAACCTGACCACTCTGCCCACAAATCTCAAATTATCCAAATCGTCCAACCTGACAAGATTCGCGGCATCGTCGGAGTTTGCCAGCCTCCCCCAACACCCTACCCCCCGCCTTTCCCGGTTCCGCCCAAAGATTCCGCATTTTCCCATTGACTAACGCCCTACTCCCCTCCGCGCATTCCAATTTCTGTCTCCTGACTTCTGTCTCCTAACTTCTGACTACTGACTCCTGCTTTACCGCACCTTGCTCAACTGCACGCCCAGCCGCTCTTCCATCAATGATTCGAGTTGTGACAGCCGCGCTTTCAGCGCGTCGTTCTCCTGCTTCAACTCCTTCACCGCTTGAATGGTCAGCAGCGGTAGGTCGGAGTAATTTACGCGGAAGAATCCTTTGTCGTCCGTGGATACCAACTCGGGGAATATCTGCTGAACTTCCTGCGCGATCAGCCCGTTCACGCGATTGGCGCCGAATTGGAAATCCGGGAATTCGTCGGCGCGCCACAGATGGCTCACCGGCTGCAAGCGCGCGAAACGGTCCAGCAGCGAATCAAACGGGCGGATGTCTTTCTTCAGTCGCGCGTCGGAGGAGCACACACCCGTCAGCGGCGCGGCGTCGAATCGCTGCAGGCATCCGTTGGTCCCGCTGGTGCCCACGCGAATATCGCCAACAACCTGCAGCTTGGTAGCAGGCGCCAATGCCCCCATACCGACTTTGCCCGTGTTGGTAATCACGAAGGGATAGTCATTGGCATCGCTGGAGATGCTGAATCCTCCCGCTGGCGTGTTGTTTCCCGTCGCTCCCGCGCGCAGGTACCAGAAATCCCCTCCCGGCGAGCCATTGATGACTTCCAGCGCCGCGCCTACGCCGTCCGCGGTTGCATCCGCACCAGAAAGGCGAATTCGTCCTCCCTGGCCAAGCCCTCCCACTGTGAGGTATCCAGATGAGTTCACCACCAGCGCGGTTGTGCCCGCGGAGTTGTCCAGTCGCAAAATCGCGGGGAAGTTTGTGGCCGTCGAACCAGCGGCGGCGGCGACCCAATTTGCAGCAGCCGTCAGAGAAGTATCCGATGCGATGGCGGTAACAGTGCGCGTTTCCTGGGGCACTGTGGCGTCCACTCGGATCCGATCTCCCTCGGCAAAATCGGTCAGAAACTTTGTGCCAACGCCGGTCACCGTGGGCGAGCCCACATTGACCGTGACTGTGCCTGGGGAAAGAAACGAGGCATTGGCTGCCACAGTGAGTTTGGCCAGATTGCCCGAAGTCCAGATGCCGAAGTTCTTCCGGGTTCTCTCCAGCGTGAGGTCGTTGGTTGAGGCTGCGCCATTGGCGGATTGCAGGAAAAACTTGTTCGCAAGCCCGTCGTGGACCAATCGGAATCCCTCGGCATTAGTTCCAAAGCTATTTGTGTCCTCGACCAGAGTCACGATGCTCGCAAATGGAAAGTTGCTGGCTGCGGGGTTCGACATACGAAGAAGGTTTCCACCATCTATAGTGGAGTGCATGTGAAACCTTGCTGTCGGCACCGCCGTGCCGATGCCAACTCGGTTGTTCACGCGTCCACGGAAAGCGTATCCGTATCCACCGCCAGTCCTCCGGCAATGGCCACCGCAGTCCCGTTATCGGTGATTTGTGAATTGCCCACGGTAGTCGCCGCGGTGAACTTCGGAATCGAGTTGATGGTCCCCGTGCCGCCTAGGCCACCGCCGCCGGGCAGGTTAGTCAGCAGTGAGCCGTCGCCGATGAACTTGCCGCCGCCACTCACTTCCAACTTACTCGTGGGCGCGGCTGTTCCTATTCCTACGTTACCTACTCAGTCGACGGTCATTCGCTCCTGGCCCGCTGTCGAGTCGATCAGCCGCCAGCGTCCGTTCAGTGTTGACGCCGTATCGCCGGTTTGGAATAGCCAACTCCGCCCGCCTGCGCCCGTCGATTTGAAGTCGATCTGCGCGTCGCCGCCGTTGGCTTCCACCGTCAGCTTCGCTTGTCCCGGCGCCTTCACGTGCAGCGCTGAGGCCGGTGTCTCCACGCCGAAGCCCGCCTTGCCCGTCGCGTCGATTACGAAGCGCGTCTGGCCCGCCGTCGAGTCAATCAATCGCCACAGCCCGTTCAGTCCTGAACTGGTATAGCCGGTCTGGAACAGCCAGGTGCGCCCGCCCGCGCCGGTAGCCGCAAAGTTGATTTGCGCGTCGCCGCTGGTGGCCTCCACGCGCAGCGCCGCCTGGCCCGGCGCGGCCACGTGCAGCGCCGACAATGGTGTCGCCACGCCGAAGCCCGCCTTGCCCGTCGCGTCGATCACGAAGCGCGTCTGGCCCGCCGTCGAGTCAATCAATCGCCACAACCCGTTCAGTCCTGAACTGGTGTCGCCGGTCTGGAACAGCCACGATCTGCCGCCCGCGCCCGACGAGCTAAAATCAATTTGCGCGTCGCCGGTGGTCGCCTCGACGGTCAGCTTGGCCTGCCCCGGCGCCGCCACGTGCAGCAGCGACGTGGGAAATATTCCCACCCCGATTCGTCCGTTGGCCGTGTCTTCGCGGATCACGGAGTCGGTCAGCGCGCCGGTCCCGTTGAGAAACTTGGCGATGAAGTCGGTGGTGGTGGCCGAGGCGGTCGGCAGTGAGTCGCCGGCCGAGGCGCTGGCCGAGGCGCTGGCCCTATCACCGACCAGGCCACCCGCCTGACTCACTCGCCTGGATAGCGCATCCACGCTCAGCGCATAGGCCGACGCCGGTAGCCACCCGAGTGTCTCCGCGTCACCCGCCTTCAGCGCGTACGGCACACTTACCAGTAACACCAGCGGCTGAGTGACTGACTAGCCTTCAGCGGAGTAACTAACTTCCAGCCAGAGCGCCGCGCCGCTTGAGAAGATACTCTGCGGTATCCCGCCACTGGTCTCCGCGCCTAGTAACACCGAGTAACTCCCTGCGTCGCTCACACTGACATTCTGCGTCTCGATCCACAGCGCCGTCCCGCCCGTCTGCTCGGCGAACAGCGCGAAAGTGACACCGCGCGCTCATGCCTTTACCTCCGTGTCCTCTGCGGTTAAGACGTTTCCGCTGAATTGAATCTGCCCCGGCACAACTTGATTCGCCGCAGGCGAGTCTTCGGCGGCAAGAATCGCGGATGGACCAGCCAGCAACAGGACAATTAGAGTAAGTGCTAATTCCAGGAAGTGAATCGTAGGTAGAAGATGTTTCTTCACAGTGGGCCTCCAAGGTTATTTGGCCGATCCGGCCATGGTCCCGGCCTAAATCGAAAAACAATTTATTAGGCTGAGTTGCGACTATCCTACTATAGCGGGACCGGGATGGAACTATCTTTTTTTTGCGGAGATCCAGCTAGTACTAGCGCACGCATAGGACTACGTGATGGCATCGCAACTGGACTGCCTGGCAGCGCCACGGAAGCCCAACGGGACCGCTTTCACCTTCTGTCGCGTCATGGTAGAGTGAAGGTTCAGCAGACTGGGTAGCACTCCATCGCTCGACATCAACAGAGACGCGAAGAGGGAAGCGCACGGATGAGCACACGACCCACAATTCCCACGAAGACTCTGCCAGTTCCCCGCTCGGCGGCGGCGGGTCGCTCCGCGGCGAGCGGCGTTCAACAGGAGCGCTACATCGCGTTGCGCTCCAAGGTGCATCAAAAACTTCTGGCTGTTTTGAACATGGACGCAATGAAGGCGGTGAATCGCGACCGGCTGCGCAGCGAAGTGCAGCGGGTGGTGGAAGGAATCCTGCGCGAGGACCGTCTGCCGGTTACCATGGCCGAGCGCTACCGCCTGGTCGAGGAAATCCTCGATGAGGTGTTTGGCCTGGGTCCGCTGGAGCCGCTGCTGAAGGACCCCAACATCTCGGACATTCTGGTCAACACGCATAAGCATGTGTTCATCGAGAAGCACGGCAAGCTCATCGAGACCGACATTCGCTTCAAGGATGATCGGCACCTTCTGCACGTCATTGAGAAGATCGTGGCCAGCGTGGGCCGGCGCATCGACGAGAGCGTGCCGTTGGTGGATGCGCGTCTGGCCGATGGCTCGCGCGTGAACGCCATCATCCCGCCGCTGGCCGTGGATGGGCCGTCGCTGTCGATCCGGCGCTTCGGGCGCAAGGTGATCAGCAATGACGACATGCTGCGCAATAAGACCATGTCGCCGGGCATGATGGATTTTCTGCGCGCCTGCGTGGAAGCGCGCATGAATATCGTGGTCTCGGGCGGAACCGGCTCGGGCAAGACGACATTTCTAAATTGCCTCTCGCGGTTCATCCCGGAGAATGAGCGCGTGATCACGATTGAAGACACGGCCGAGTTGCAGTTGCAGGTGGAGAATGCGTTGAGCTTTGAAACGCGCCCTCCCAACATCGAAGGCAAGGGAATGGTCACGCAGCGGCAACTGCTGATGACCGCGCTGCGTATGCGTCCCGACCGCATTCTGCTAGGCGAGGTGCGCGGTGGCGAAGCGCTGGACATGCTGCAAGCAATGGGCACCGGCGTCGAGGGCTCAATGACCACCGTCCACGCCAACACGCCGGCCGACGCGTTCAGCCGCCTGGAGACCATGGTAATGATGGCCAAGCTCGACCTGCCCAGCAAGTTCGTGCGCCAGCAAATGGCGTCTGTAGTTCACATGCTGGTGCAGACCGCGCGCTTCAGCGACGGCACGCGCAAGGTAACCCATATCGCCGAGGTGGACGGGCTGCATGACAACAACTTTGAGGTCAGAATCGTATATGAGTTTCATCGCACCGGCGTCCAACCCGATGGACATGTAAATGGCGTGTTCCGCTGCCACGGAGCTTCCGAGCAGTTCATCGAGCGGCTGCGGCTCGCGGGACAGTCACTCGCTCCGGGCCTGCTGGAACCGCGCGATGAAGTGATCGTATAATCTAGAGTGACTCATTTCCTACAATCAAGGACTTCCATTCTTTGGAGAACTCACTATTGAGTAACCCTGAACAATTGAGTGACTTCGATCTGTATCTGCTGGCCGAAGGCTCTCACTTCCGCAGCTATGAAAAACTCGGCGCGCACCTGTGCGAGTCATCGGTCAAGCCGGGGGGCGGGAGCGGTGTGGCTTTTCGCGTGTGGGCGCCGAACGCCGAAGCGGTCTCCGTGATTGGCGATTTCAACCAATGGACGCCAGGACATGCACCGATGCAGGTGCATCACGGCGCGGGCATATGGGAGTGCTTCGTGGCGGGTGTCGGGCCGGGTGCGCTGTATAAATATCACATCCAATCACGCGTCGATGGCTACAGCGTCGATAAGGCTGACCCAGTTGGGTTTGCAGCGGAAGTGACTCCGCGCACGGCCTCCAAGGTCTGGGATCTCACTCAATATCAATGGCATGACAGTGAGTGGATGGCGGCGCGCGCTCAGTCACTAGCACAGACTCAACCGATGTCCATCTACGAAGTGCATCTCGGGTCGTGGATGCGCGTGCCGGATGAAGGCAACCGCTGGCTGACCTACCGCGAGGCGGCGCACAAACTTGCGGACTATGTGAGTCACCTAGGATTCACTCACATTGAGTTACTACCACTCACTGAGCATCCCTTTGACGGCTCATGGGGCTATCAGACCATTGGATACTTCGCGCCCACGGCGCGCTTCGGCTCGCCGGATGATTTTCGCTACCTGATCGACACGCTGCACCAGCGCGGCATCGGCGTGATTCTGGACTGGGCGCCGGCGCACTTCCCCAGCGACGCGCATGGACTCGGTTATTTCGACGGCACGCATCTCTATGAGCACGCCGACCCGCGGCAGGGCTGGCATCCGGAGTGGAACACCTACGTCTTCAACTTCGGGCGGCGCGAGGTGCGGAATTTTCTGATCAGCAACGCGATGTTTTGGCTGGAGCAGTATCACATTGACGCCCTGCGCGTGGACGCGGTAGCCTCCATGCTCTATCTCGATTACAGCCGCGGCGAGGGAGAGTGGATACCGAATGAGCATGGCGGCCGCGAGAATCTCGAAGCTGTGGGCTTCCTGCGACAACTCAATGAGCAGGTGCACGGCGCGTTTCCCGGCGCGTCGGTGATCGCGGAGGAGTCCACGTCGTGGCCGATGGTCTCGCGACCCACTTACTCGGGCGGCCTCGGCTTCGGCTTCAAATGGAATCTCGGTTGGATGCACGACATGCTGGCCTATATGTCGAAGGACCCGGTGCATCGGCGCTTCCACCAGAATTACATCACCTTCAGCCTACTCTACGCCTTCAGCGAAAACTTCATCCTACCGTTTTCGCATGATGAAGTGGTGCATGGCAAAGGCTCGATGATCGGCAGGATGCCCGGCGACGTGTGGCAGAAATTCGCTAACCTGCGCCTACTCTATGGATATATGTTTGGGCATCCCGGCAAGAAGCTGCTGTTCATGGGCTGCGAGTTCGGCCAGACGCGTGAGTGGAATCACGACTTAAGTCTGGACTGGCATCTGCTGGAACACGCTCCGCATCAGGGCCTGCAACGCTGGGTGCGCGACCTGAACACGTTTTATCGCGGCGCGCCGGAGATGTGGGAGGCCGACTACGACGGATGGGGATTCGAGTGGGTGGACTGCGACGACAGTCAGAACAGCATCGTCAGCTTCCTGCGCCGCGCGCGCAACGGCGGCGGCACGGTGCTGGTGGTCTGCAACTTCACTCCGCTGCCGCGACAGAATTATCGCGTCGGCGTGCCGCTCGGCGGCCGGTGGAAGGAAGAGTTGAACAGCGACGCGTCGATTTACTTCGGCAGCGGCCAGGGCAACTCGGGCGGCGTCATCGCGGAAACGCAATCGCATCACGGCCGACCGTTCTCATTGAATCTGACGCTGCCGCCGCTGGCCACGGTGATCTTTCGTCGCGGGTAGCAAAAAACCCCAGACCCTTTTTCACTTTTGATGGAGTGAAGTTCTCAGCCCCCTAGGGGCGGCAGATAGTAGCCCCGGGCGCAAGCCCGGGGTTTGTGGATGTAAATAGGAACAAGCCCCGGCAGGGGCGAAAGAGATTCCATCCCACTTTCTTTCGCCCCTGCCGGGGCTTGCTCCTTCATCGTACGCGTAACCCACGGCTTGCGCCGTAGGCTACTTTCTTGCGCCCCTGCCGGGGCTTGGCTGGAAGTCAGGAACTCTACTCCAATTTTGATAATGGTCCAATAAATTTCACATGCCCGAAGGGCATGACCGTGAATAGCCGTAGGTGAAACCTACGGATCAGCACCCCCAAAACAAAATACGGCCCCGGAGGGGCCTGACATAGTCCTGCGCGGCGGTCCTGCACAGGTCAACCCCATTCGGGGTTGATGTCGTTTATTTGTACGATTTCCGTAGGTTTCACCTACGGCTATTCACGGTGTTGCCCTTCGGGCAACTTACACAACGAGGTGTTGCCCTACGGGCAACTCGGAATGGAAAAAACAATTTCAGGAAAGGGCACAGGCTACTAGTTGCAGCCGCAACCGCTGCCGCATCCGCCAGAGGGGCCTGCGGGACGCGAGGTTGGACCCGAGGTTCCGCCGGTTTCGCTATAGGATGACGCGCCGCCGGCCTTGGCCGGGGAGGCCACTACGGAGAGTTGCTGCGTGTTGTGCTTGCCGCCGCAGGTGGGGCAGAGGACTTTTTCGCGCGCATTGAAGATGAGTTTTTCGAATGGCTTTTCGCAATCGGCGCAGATGTATTCGTAGATGGGCATGAGTTACTTTCCTCGTAAAAAATAAAATTGTGGCTTACTCAAAACCAAAAGCAAGTCCTTCGCTGCGCTCAGGATGACATCCGAATAAGGCAGAAGACCTACGCGCGTGGCATGACGCCGTGAAAATAATTATCCGATCGCAATGCTGGTTTTATTTTAGCAGAACCGTCATCGCTCGATGTTGGCGTTGCCCCGGTTGGCTCGGTTTACTCTTCGCCTAAAAAAACAAACGGCTCCCAACCCGGGAGCCGCTTGCTTAGCTTGCAATATGAGTAGCGCTGCGAAGCAGATCCACTCATGAACCACACGGACTGACGAACTAATCGCCTGCAACCATTTCGTTCTCCGGCTTGGCGACCGGCTTCTTGGCTGCGGCGGGTTGAATGCTGGTTACCAATGCGGTTTTGGGTGTGGGCTTGGGCATGCCGATCTGCACCAGGTCCACGGCTTCTTCTTTCAGCACGACTTCGCGATAGAGCTTCATCATTTCCGCGTCATGCTTGGCGTCGCGCAACAGCGCCTTCTCGTCGCGCGTGTTCTGCGTGCCTTCCAGCGCGGTGGCCTGCGGTCCGCGGGCGACGTGCTCGGCATTCAGATTGAGCGCATGAGTCGCGTCGGGCAGCGGGACAGCTTTGCCGCCGGCGTAGATGGCGTGCCGACCGTGCTCGTCGTACCACTTGGTCAAGGTCGCGGTCATGTGCATCTTCTCGATGATGTTGCGCCAGCCGATGCCGGTGTTGTACGCGCAGAAAGAAATTTCGCCTTCCTGCGTGGCATACGGAATCACGCACATTTCGGTGCGGCGGAAGTCATAGGTCCACAGGTCCTGGAACCACATTCCGGCGATGAACAGGAAGTTCCACGGGTCTTTGCGGCGCTCTTTGCCGACGCCGTAGCTGGTGCCGGTCAGGCCCAGCGACTTGTCGAATTTCTTGAGGATGTCGGAGAGCTTCAGGCTCTTCGGCGCCTGGAACGGATCGTAGTTGCGCAGCAGCGCCAAGCCCATTTGAAGATTCGAGAGAGTCTTGCCGCGCGCTGTGTCGGTGATCACGCGCATGTCCGCGAACAGTTGCGGGACGTTGAGGAACTGCGGAACCGGTGCCCACTCCTTATTTTGCTTGTTGACCATCACCGCGGTGCCTACGCCGCAGTTGGGATGGCAGGAACAGCTCACCTGTCCCCATTGCTCTTCGGGGCCGTGGATGAGGTCGGCGAGATCGGCGAAGGTGCCCATGGCCGAGAGCGGGAACCAATCGCGGAGCGGCTCGGTCATGCCCGTCTGTTTCTTCACGTCATGCGCCATGTGCGACAGAGTGTAGCGTTGACGCAGGCGGCGCTCATCGGTGATCTCCTCGTCGCGGCCCGTGAAGGACACCGGCTGGAAGGAGATGAAGGCGATGCGGTTGGGATTGTCGAGCGCAAATTGAATGATCGGCCCGACCTGCTCGTTGTTCACGCCGTTGACCAGAGTGGTCACCAGGATGATCTCGATGCCGGCGTCGTGGCAGTTCTGAATGGCCTTGAGCTTCACATCGAACAGATTGCCGATGCGGCGATGATCGTTGGCGGCATTGCCGATGCCGTCGAACTGGAGGTAGACGTAGCGCAAGCCAGACTCATAGGCCTGCTTGGCGTATTCGGGCTTGGTGGCGAACTCGATGCCGTTGGTGGCGGCCTGCACGGAGTTGTATCCGACTTTGCGGGCATAAGCGCAGGCTTCCAGGAAGAAGGGCGAGATGGTCGGCTCGCCGCCGGAGAACTGCACCGACATCTGGCGGCGCGGCTTGATCTTGATGGCGTTGTCGAGCAGCGTCTTCACATCTTCCCAGGCCAGCTCGTGCACGAAGCCGACTTGATTGGCGTCCATGAAGCAGGGATCGCACATCATGTTGCAGCGGTTGGTAAGGTCGATGGTGAGAACGGCGCCGCGGCCATGCTTAATGGTGGAAGTCCCGTGATTGTGCAGGTCCTTGTCGTTGTGCGCCTGAATGTCGCGACCGGGGAATCGGCCTTCAATGTTCTGCAGGAACTGAGGATCGATGGCCAGGATATCTTCAAAGTGGCCGTGCTGCGGGCAGTCCTTCACGATCATGATCTTGCCGTCGCGCTCGAGGATGGTGGCCTTGATCTCGCCGACCTTCTCA
It includes:
- the glgB gene encoding 1,4-alpha-glucan branching protein GlgB, encoding MKDFHSLENSLLSNPEQLSDFDLYLLAEGSHFRSYEKLGAHLCESSVKPGGGSGVAFRVWAPNAEAVSVIGDFNQWTPGHAPMQVHHGAGIWECFVAGVGPGALYKYHIQSRVDGYSVDKADPVGFAAEVTPRTASKVWDLTQYQWHDSEWMAARAQSLAQTQPMSIYEVHLGSWMRVPDEGNRWLTYREAAHKLADYVSHLGFTHIELLPLTEHPFDGSWGYQTIGYFAPTARFGSPDDFRYLIDTLHQRGIGVILDWAPAHFPSDAHGLGYFDGTHLYEHADPRQGWHPEWNTYVFNFGRREVRNFLISNAMFWLEQYHIDALRVDAVASMLYLDYSRGEGEWIPNEHGGRENLEAVGFLRQLNEQVHGAFPGASVIAEESTSWPMVSRPTYSGGLGFGFKWNLGWMHDMLAYMSKDPVHRRFHQNYITFSLLYAFSENFILPFSHDEVVHGKGSMIGRMPGDVWQKFANLRLLYGYMFGHPGKKLLFMGCEFGQTREWNHDLSLDWHLLEHAPHQGLQRWVRDLNTFYRGAPEMWEADYDGWGFEWVDCDDSQNSIVSFLRRARNGGGTVLVVCNFTPLPRQNYRVGVPLGGRWKEELNSDASIYFGSGQGNSGGVIAETQSHHGRPFSLNLTLPPLATVIFRRG
- a CDS encoding CpaF family protein; this translates as MSTRPTIPTKTLPVPRSAAAGRSAASGVQQERYIALRSKVHQKLLAVLNMDAMKAVNRDRLRSEVQRVVEGILREDRLPVTMAERYRLVEEILDEVFGLGPLEPLLKDPNISDILVNTHKHVFIEKHGKLIETDIRFKDDRHLLHVIEKIVASVGRRIDESVPLVDARLADGSRVNAIIPPLAVDGPSLSIRRFGRKVISNDDMLRNKTMSPGMMDFLRACVEARMNIVVSGGTGSGKTTFLNCLSRFIPENERVITIEDTAELQLQVENALSFETRPPNIEGKGMVTQRQLLMTALRMRPDRILLGEVRGGEALDMLQAMGTGVEGSMTTVHANTPADAFSRLETMVMMAKLDLPSKFVRQQMASVVHMLVQTARFSDGTRKVTHIAEVDGLHDNNFEVRIVYEFHRTGVQPDGHVNGVFRCHGASEQFIERLRLAGQSLAPGLLEPRDEVIV
- a CDS encoding radical SAM protein — translated: MHKPAKYFDKGLTLAASAAWNTIQFFNKYKPNDTFIPKWSDKPLLKSYQKTKPTLGWPRQTDSLCPTCVREARARILDGEQELSTLLNEKVGEIKATILERDGKIMIVKDCPQHGHFEDILAIDPQFLQNIEGRFPGRDIQAHNDKDLHNHGTSTIKHGRGAVLTIDLTNRCNMMCDPCFMDANQVGFVHELAWEDVKTLLDNAIKIKPRRQMSVQFSGGEPTISPFFLEACAYARKVGYNSVQAATNGIEFATKPEYAKQAYESGLRYVYLQFDGIGNAANDHRRIGNLFDVKLKAIQNCHDAGIEIILVTTLVNGVNNEQVGPIIQFALDNPNRIAFISFQPVSFTGRDEEITDERRLRQRYTLSHMAHDVKKQTGMTEPLRDWFPLSAMGTFADLADLIHGPEEQWGQVSCSCHPNCGVGTAVMVNKQNKEWAPVPQFLNVPQLFADMRVITDTARGKTLSNLQMGLALLRNYDPFQAPKSLKLSDILKKFDKSLGLTGTSYGVGKERRKDPWNFLFIAGMWFQDLWTYDFRRTEMCVIPYATQEGEISFCAYNTGIGWRNIIEKMHMTATLTKWYDEHGRHAIYAGGKAVPLPDATHALNLNAEHVARGPQATALEGTQNTRDEKALLRDAKHDAEMMKLYREVVLKEEAVDLVQIGMPKPTPKTALVTSIQPAAAKKPVAKPENEMVAGD
- a CDS encoding tail fiber domain-containing protein, coding for MNNRVGIGTAVPTARFHMHSTIDGGNLLRMSNPAASNFPFASIVTLVEDTNSFGTNAEGFRLVHDGLANKFFLQSANGAASTNDLTLERTRKNFGIWTSGNLAKLTVAANASFLSPGTVTVNVGSPTVTGVGTKFLTDFAEGDRIRVDATVPQETRTVTAIASDTSLTAAANWVAAAAGSTATNFPAILRLDNSAGTTALVVNSSGYLTVGGLGQGGRIRLSGADATADGVGAALEVINGSPGGDFWYLRAGATGNNTPAGGFSISSDANDYPFVITNTGKVGMGALAPATKLQVVGDIRVGTSGTNGCLQRFDAAPLTGVCSSDARLKKDIRPFDSLLDRFARLQPVSHLWRADEFPDFQFGANRVNGLIAQEVQQIFPELVSTDDKGFFRVNYSDLPLLTIQAVKELKQENDALKARLSQLESLMEERLGVQLSKVR
- a CDS encoding zinc ribbon domain-containing protein translates to MPIYEYICADCEKPFEKLIFNAREKVLCPTCGGKHNTQQLSVVASPAKAGGASSYSETGGTSGPTSRPAGPSGGCGSGCGCN